A genomic window from Nicotiana sylvestris chromosome 11, ASM39365v2, whole genome shotgun sequence includes:
- the LOC138881881 gene encoding uncharacterized protein, producing MENRMKSHFQNLTFCPENFRYYSRTVHGYCSQIKLNIDGAFLKEKLHASIGGVFRNSSGKWIMGFTKSCYTTCPLQAELLALEQGLKLAVDMPFVAIEIESYSTDIIKMLIDENDSANACLLNCRSLMHRLKSPVIRHNFREGNAVADCLAKEAVKNFKPDKCYHLARPPLFAEAILEKDMQSLCFGIKQLSTSVCNSLVTLNNSNVLRDYVTSV from the exons atggaaaatagaatgaagtcccattttcagaacttaacattctgtccagaaAATTTCAGGTACTATTCACgtactgttcacggatactgttcacaG ATAAAACTTAACATTGATGGAGCATTCTTAAAAGAAAAGCTTCATGCAAGTATAGGAGGAGTTTTCAGAAACAGCTCTGGTAAATGGATCATGGGCTTCACAAAATCTTGCTATACAACATGCCCCTTGCAGGCTGAACTTTTAGCATTGGAGCAAGGATTAAAATTAGCTGTGGACATGCCATTTGTTGCTATAGAGATTGAATCATATTCAACGGATATAATAAAGATGCTTATTGATGAGAATGATAGTGCTAATGCATGTTTACTTAACTGCAGATCATTAATGCACCGACTGAAATCCCCGGTGATCAGGCACAATTTTAGGGAAGGAAATGCAGTAGCAGATTGCCTAGCTAAGGAAGCAGTCAAGAATTTCAAGCCGGATAAATGCTATCACCTTGCTCGCCCACCTCTTTTTGCTGAAGCCATTTTGGAAAAGGACATGCAAAGCCTTTGTTTTGGAATTAAGCAACTAAGTACCAGTGTTTGTAATAGTCTAGTAACTTTAAACAATAGTAATGTCCTTCGGGACTATGTAACTTCGGTGTAA